The nucleotide sequence CGCCGCGGACAGGATGATCGCGACACCGGACTGGATCAGCTGGAGCGGCCAGAAGTTCGACTCCGGCTGGTACTCGAACTCGGCGGCGGTCACGCCCTCGCGTTGCAGGCAGGCCGAGTAGTTCTCCTGCGGACCACAGCCCACTCCGACCTGGCCCGACCCGATCATCTCGCCGGCAGGGCCTCGGAAGGCCATGTCACGGGGCATCCCGTCGACGTCGGCGGTTCCGTCGAACTCACCGATCGGAACCACCTGCACCGATGTCGGGAGGATGTCGTATCGCGTGTAGAGCAGAACCGCGAAGATCACGAGCCACCCGAGCACGGTGCCCACGACGACGGCGAGGCTGCTGCGCAACCACGTCCCGAGTGCCGCGGCGAGGCTGAAGCTGATCAGTACGGAGGCCAGCGGCCAGGTCCCGTGGAGCTCGAAGCCGAGTGGTTCGATCCGGCCCTGCCGGAAGAGCGTCTCGAACGGCGCCAGCGCCCATCGGGCGACCAGGGTGAGCACGAGCGCACCGGCGAGCGCGGGAAGCAGGGTCGTGGCGATGTTCGTCGTCCACCACCGTGCCCGGCTCACCGACTGGGTCAGCACGAATCCCGCGGTGCCTTCCTCGGTCTCTCGTGTGAACAGGGCGGCGGCGACGATCAGCCCCAGCAGCGGAACCAACGCCCACAGCCAGAACTGCAGGAACCGGTGGGGCCAGAGGAAGGAGTCGTAGAGCTCGCGCCCGCGACCCCAGCCGGTGCAGTCCTGAGCCGGATCGACGAGGCAGGCCGAGTCGCCCAGGCCTGCGGCACGCGACTCGAGCAGGAGCCGCGCGACCACGAGCAGGGCGACGGTGACGACGACCAGGGCGGCCGCCAGCAGCAGGGCACCACGTTGACGCCGCCATACCAACCAGGTCATGCCGCCTCCGGATCCGACGCGGCCGGAGCCTGGAGGTAGGCCACCACGAGTTCCTCGAGGGTCGGTGCCGAACCCGAGGGCCCGGGTTCGGCCGCAGGCTCGTGGTCGCGGACCAGCGCGACGGTGTGGCGTCCGCCGTTGCTGCGGTGCACGACCGTCTCGTCGTCGACGAAGGACGTGGCCGGTCCCGAGTGGATCCGGTGACCGGCGAGCAGCCCGTCGATACCTCCGTCGAGCATCACCCGCCGGTCGCCGAGCAGGACCAGGTGATCGCAGGCGTCTTCGATGTCGGTCACGACGTGCGAGGACAGCAGAACGGTCATCCCGGTCTCGGCGACCGCGGCGAGCACCGTGCCCATGATCTCCCGGCGTGCCAGCGGGTCGAGCTCGGCCAGTGGTTCGTCGAGCAGCAGCAGCCGCGGGCGCCGCCCCAGGGCCAGGGCGATCGCGACCCTGGCCCGCTGCCCCGCCGACAACTCCCCGATGCGCTGCCCGACGCCGATGCCGGCATCGGCGATCAGCGACGCGGCATGGGCGCCGTCCCAGTTCCCGCCCGAGTTCAGCACGGCCGCCGCACGCAGCATCTCCCGCACCCGGAAACGGCGGTAGAGCGGCTTGTCCTGGGCCACGTAGCTCACCCCCGCGGGCGTCCCCGTCGCGGCTGGATTCTCACCGAGGACCTCGATCCGCCCCGCGCTCGGCCGCGCCAGCCCCACGGCCATGCGCAACAGCGTCGTCTTGCCAGCCCCGTTGGCACCGACGAGCGCAGCCACCCGACCGCGGGGCAGGGCGAAGGAACAGTCGCGCAACGCGTCCCGACGCCCGAACTGCTTACCGACGGCGTCGTAGCGCAACACCGTGTCCGTTGTCTCGTCCTCATTCATCGGTTCACTCCCCCTCGTACCACCGCTCGACGACGTCGGCGAACAACGCCTGCACGTCCTCGACCGTCATCCCGGCCGCGACGGCCTCGTTCATCCAGTCCTCCAGGCGCGTACGCAGCGCCCGGTCGGCCACCGAGTCGGGCCGGCCCAGCGTGTGGAGCACGAACGTGCCCTTCCCCGGCCGGGCCTCCACCAGTCCCTCGCGCTCGAGTTCCCGGTAGGCCTTGTGCACGGTGTTCGGATTGATCGCAATGGCCTCGACGACCGCTTTCGCCGTCGGCAGTCGGTCGCCGGGTGCGAGCGCACCCACGCGCAGCGCCTGCCGCACCTGCGTGACGAGTTGCAGGTATGTCGGCACGCCTGATCGGCGCTCTATCCGGAACTCCACGACCACCCCAAACCACTAAGCTCTTAGTGGAATGGTGGCAGTGCGGACCACCGCGGGTCAAATCGGCCGCGCCGGCCCGGCGCGGCCCGGCCACCGCATGTATCGTTCATCGATATGTTGTTAATCGATATGACCGGGACCGCGTCGTGACCGTCCACTCGCGAGTCCTCGACGTCGTCCGGCTGCTCGCCAAGGTCTTCATCTGGTTCGTCGTGCTCGGACTGATGGTGCCTGCGTACAAGCTCGTGTCGGTGCTGATCGGCGGCGTGTTCGTGGGGTGGCCGTCGTTCGTGTTCGAGCTCGGCGACGATCGGCTGCCGTTGGCCCCGGATGCGAACATGGTGGAGGGGACGCTGCTGGTCGTCGGGCGCAGCCAGGCGTTCCTGGGAGCGGTGGCCGTCGAGCTCGACGCCGTGTTCACCGTCGGCTATCCGATGTTGATCGCCGTTCTGGCGGTGCGCGCTCTGGACCTGGCTCGCAGTGACGGCCCCTTCAGCGAGGCGATGCCGACGCGCCTGGGCCGGCTGGGCTGGGCCCTGGTGGCGCAGCCGGTGAGCGCGGCCGCTCAGGCCCTGTGCACGGCGCAGCTGAGAAGCACCGTGCTGGCCGGGTCCACGTTCGGCGACGAGTTCTCCAGCGCCTTCGGTGATGCGCTCACGTGGGCGGCGATCGCCTCCGGGGCCGGGATCCTGGTGTTCCGCTCGATCATCATCGAAGGGGTCGGGATGCGCCGGGACCTCGACGGGACGGTGTAGCCGTGCCACCACGCACGACGGGCACCATCAGGGTCGGTCTCGATGCACTGCTCGCCGAGCGAGGCATGACGGTGACCGAGTTGGCGCGCCGGGTCGGGATCACGCACGCGAACCTGTCCGTATTGAAGAACGGGCATGCTCGCGCGATCCGGTTCTCCACCCTGGCAGCTCTCTGCGAGGAGCTCGACTGTCAGCCCGGGGACCTGATGGCGTACCGCTCGGACTGAGCGATCCCCGGTCCGGTCCCGCGTGCTCCGGAACCCGGGATCACCGCCGGCTCAGCTGCCCAGCGTGTCGAGTGCGATGCCGGCCCGCATCAGCGGGCCCAGCAGGGCGGACGGCCCGCGCTTCGGGAGCGCGGCGAGCCGGCCCGCCAGCTTCGGCAACGCACGGTGCGCGCCGGCCTCCATCACGTGCGCGACATTCAGCGCCGCGAGCCGGTGGGTGTCCAGCGCGCTGTGGCCGTGTGCCGCGATCGGGACCAGCACGGCGTCGGGCAGCAGCTCGGTGACCCGCTCGGCGACCGGTCGTGGCGTGCGCAGATCCCGGTCGCCGGACACCACCGCGACCGGCCAACCGAAGTGGTCCAGCTCGGCCGCGACGTCGTAGGGCGGGGTGCGCGGCTCCGCCGCCGGGGCTCGCGCGAACAGCCGCTGCGGATCGAGCACATGCCCGTCCGGCGGGGCGTCGAAGCCGAGCTCGCTCTGCCCGATCGGCCGGACCAGGTCGGGCTCGAACACCATCGGCTGCCCGGTCGGCGACTCGACCTCCGCCCGGCCGAGCCCGGCGATCCGGGCCCAGCTGCGTCGGCCCCGGCCGCGCAGGCGCGCCTCGAGCAGCCGCTCCAGCGGCGCGGTGCCCGCGAACTCGTACACGTGCTGGACCACACCGGACAGGTCCAGCGGGTCCTCCCCCGCGGCGGCGAGTTCCCGGACCAGCGCCGCGCACCGGGCCGTCGCCGGATGGTGCCCGTCCCAGAACAGCGCGCGCAGGTGCGCCCGGACCTCGGCGATGTCACCGGCGTCCAGGCCCGGCGAGTCGAGCACCATCGCCGCGATCCGGTCCGGGTGCCGGATCGCGAACACCTGGGCCAGGTAGCTGCCGTACGAGGTGCCGTAGACGATCGCCCGCGGCACCCCCGCCGCATCCAGCACCGCCGCCAGGTCGTCGGCCGCCGCGGTGCTGGTGACGTCGTCGACGGTCAGGTCCGCCCCGGTCGAGTCGTGCCGGGACAACCCGACACCACGATGCTCCACCATGATCAGATCCAGGCCGCGGCGCACCGCGGCCCGGCGCAGTCCCCGGTAGGGCAGCACCGAGGCCAGCCCCGGGCCGCCCGGGATCGCCAGCACCGGCGTCCGCTCGCCGGGACCGGAGCGCGCCCAGGCCAGCGGCAGCTCCCGGCCGCCGTCCAGCGGGCGCGGCACCCGGCCGCCGAAGCGCGCCACCTCGGCCTGCCCCATCGACGTCCACGCGGCTGTCGGGTCCCCCATCGTCGCCCCCCCTCGTCGTGTACCCCGATGATCCACGAACGAAGGGTCCGCCGCGTTCCCGGTTCAGCCCTGGCCTGCCGGGGCACCGACCCGGCGCAGTACCAGCGCCAGCGCGAGTGCCGCCAGCAGCAGCACACTGACGTAACCCGCCAGCGCGGACCAGCCGCCGTGGTCGAAGGCGATCCCACCGGCCGCGCCGCCGACGCTGGAGCCCGCGTAGTAGCCGACCAGGTACAGCGACGACGCCTGTGCGGGCACGGCACCGGGGAGCAGCCGGGAGCGGCGGCCGACCCAGCTGCTGGCCACCGAGTGCGCACCGAAGAAGCCGACCGTGATCATCACCAGTCCGGCGAGCACCGAGCCCAGGACGTCCGGCACCGTCACCCACACCCCGGCCAGCGCGAGCAGGGTGGCCGACCACAACACCGGACGACGGCCGAACCGGTCCCCCAGCCGACCGGCCCGGGTGGACGCCCAGCTGCCCGCCAGGTAGCCGAGGAACACCAGGCCCACCAGCGTGCCGGGCAGCGAGAACGGCGCCGCGAGCAGCCGGAACCCGAGGTAGTTGTAGACCGTCACGAACGCGCCCATCAGCAGGAACGCCATCCCGAACAGGCACAGCAGTCCCGGATCGGTGAGGTGCCGGCGCAACGGCCCGCCGAGGTCGCGCAACCGGGTCCGGGACGGGGTGGGTGCGGTCGCCGGCGGCAGCAGCAGCCGGAACGCGACGGTCGCCAGCACCGACAGCGCGCCGACGGCGGCGAGCCCGGCCCGCCAGCCGCCGAACTCGGCCACCCAGGCCGCGACGAGCCGGCCGGACAGCCCGCCGAGCGTGTTGCCCGCGATCAGCAGGCCGACCGCGCCGCCGAGATGCCGCCCGGAGACCTCGTGGGTCAGGTGCGCCATGGACAGCGCGGGCAGCGCCGCGAGTGCCACCCCCTGGAGCGCCCGGACCGCGACGAGGGTCTCGAAGGTCGGCGCCAGCGGGGCCAGCAGCGCGAGCACGGCCGAAACCGCGAGCGCCCACGTCATCACCCGGGCCCGGCCCCACGCCTCGGTGACGGCCGAGAGCGGGAGCACGGCGAGCGCCAGCGCGCCGGTCGTCGCCGAGAGCACCAGGCTGGCCCTCGACGAGCTGACACCGAACTCGGCGGACAACGCCGGCAGCAGCCCCTGCACGCTGTAGACCAGCACGAACGTCGCCATCCCGGACAGCCACAGCGCGGCGCCGAGCCGCCGGTAGCCCGGCGAACCGCGCTCGTGCGGCGGGGCGGCGAGCGCGGCGGGACGTTCGGTCGTTGTCATCGCACACGACCGTAGGCCGGACCGCTGCGATGCGTCCAATGCATGTGCTGGACATTTACCATGCAGATATGCATGAGTTGCTGGCACCGGCGCTGCACCGCTTCGTCGCCGTCGCGCAGGACGGGAACCTGACCCGCGCGGCCGAGCGGATCGGCGTGCCGCAGCCGACGCTGTCCCGCTCGATCGCCCGCCTGGAGGACGATCTGGGCATCGCGCTGTTCCGGCGGGTCGGCCGCGGCCTGCGGCTGACCCCGGCCGGCCGCACCCTGCAGACCAGGGCGGAGGCGGCGCTGGCCGAGCTCGCGGCGGCCACCGCCGAGCTGGCAGGCGACGCGGACCCGGCGACCGGCCTGGTCACCCTCGGCTTCCTCGGCACGCTCGGCCCCGAGGTGGTGCCCCGGATCCTGCGCGGCTTCCGCGACGCACACCCGCGGATCCGGATCGACCTCGTCCAGACCCAGCACGCGGCACTGCTCGACCGGGTCCGCGACGGCACCGTCGACCTGGCCCTGACCTCGCCGATGCCCGACGAACCGGGCCTGGTCGCGAACGCGCTCGCCGAGGAGGAACTGCGGCTCACGGTGCCGTCCGGCCACCGGCTGGCGGACGAGCCGGTCGCCGATCTCGCTGAGGTGGCCGGCGAGCCGTTCCTCCAGTTCGCCCGCGGGTACGGGCTGCACGGCATCGTCCGCGCCTGGTGCGAGCAGGCCGGGTTCCGGCCGCGGGTGGCGTTCGAGGGCGGCGAGACGGCGACCCTGCGCGGCCTGGTCGGCGCCGGTCTGGGGGTGGCGCTGCTGCCGCTCGGGCCGGACGTCCCCGGCGTCGTCCAGCTGCCGGTCCGCACGCCGCGCACCGTCCGCACGCTCGGGATGGTGCATGCCGCCGGTGGCCGCCGGACCGTGCCCGTCCGCGACCTGTGCGACTTCGTCGCCGAGCACGGTCCGCGGCTGCTCGGCCCGGATCCTCGGGCTACCGTCGGACGATGACCCCGGTGATCGACGACGAGGGCACCGCGGTGCCCGTTCCCGGCGAGGTACGACGGGTGGTGTCGCTGGTGCCATCGCTGACCGAGGCGGTCGAGGCCACCGCCCCCGGCCTGGTGGTCGGCGCGACCGACTGGTGCACCCACCCGTCCGACCTGGCCGCCGAGCGGGTCCGCGGCACCAAGAACCCGGACGTCGAGCGGATCGTCGCGCTCGCCCCGGATCTCGTGCTGGCCAACCAGGAGGAGAACCGGCCGCCGGACCTGGCCGCGCTGCGCGCCGCCGGCCTGGCCGTGTACGTCACCGACATCCGCGACGTCGACGGCGGGCTCACCTCGCTGGGCCGGCTGCTCACCGCCTGCCGGCTCGACGAGCCGGGGTGGCTGCGCGAGGCACACCAGCTGTGGGGCGCGATCCGGCCGTCCTCGCCACGGCGCCGGGTGGTCGTCCCGATCTGGCGGAAGCCCTGGATGGCGGTCGGTTCGGACACCTTCACCGGCGCTGTGCTGGACCGGCTCGGGTTCGACAACGTGCTCGCCGGCTCCGCCGAGCGCTACCCGCGCATCGATCCGGCCGAGCTGCCCCCGCACGATCTGGTGGTGCTGCCCGACGAGCCGTACCTGTTCACCGCCGACGACGGCCCGGAGGCGTTCGGCGCACCGTCCGCCCTGGTCAGCGGGCGACTTCTGACCTGGTACGGCCCCAGCCTGGTGGAGGCGGCGCGGGAGCTGCCCGGCGCGCTGGGCCTACCGGCCCGCACCTGAGGCCCGGCGGGGCCCCGGCGCGGGCCCGGCTCAGGACCGGAGCAGGTCGGCGCACTTCTCGCCGATCATCATGGTGGTGATGTTCGGGTTGATCGCCGGCAGGAACGGCATCGCCGAGGCGTCCGCGACCCGCAGGTTGGTCACGCCGCGCACCCGCAGCCGGTGATCGAGGACGGCCGCCGGGTCGTCGTCGGTGCCCATCTTCGCAGTGCACGCCGGGTGGTAGACGGTGTTGTGGGTCTTGGAGATGTAGTCGGCCAGCTCGTCGTCGGTGACGGCGTCCGGGCCGGGTGCCAGCTCCGCGGCGATCCACTCCTTCAGTGCGGGCTGCTCGGCGATCCGCCGGGCCAGCCGGATCCCCTCGGTCATCACCCGCATGTCGTGGCCCTCGGGATCGGTGAAGTACCGCGGATCGACGCGGGCCCGGTCCCGGAAGTCGCGGGTGCGCAGCCGCACCGTGCCCCGCGACCGGCCGCGGGTGACGTTCGGGGTCAGGCAGAACCCGTTGTCGGTGGTCGGGTAGCCCCAGCGCAGCGTGTTCATGTCGAACGGCACCGAGCCGTAGTGCATCATCAGGTCCGGCCGGTCCAGCCCCGGGTCGGTGCGGTGGAACAGGCCGATCTCCCACCACTGGGTCGATTCGGTCACCATCGGGCGTGCCGCGTCCCAGAAGACCAGGCCCTCCACGTGGTCGTCCAGGTTGGACCCGACGCCGGGTGCGTCCACCCGCACGTCGATGCCGAACTCGCGCAGGTGCCCGGCCGGCCCGATGCCCGAGAGCATGAGCAGCTTCGGGGTGTCGATCGCGCCCGCCGAGAGGATCACCTCGCGGTCGGCGTGCACCGTCTCGCGGCCCGGGCCGATCCCGCGCTGGTACTCGACGCCGGTCGCCCGGTTGCCCTCGAAGAGCACCTGCGAGGCCCAGCAGTCGGTCCGGACCTCCAGGTTCGGCCGTGAGTCCAGGATCGGGTGCAGGTAGGACGCCGACGACGACGCCCGCGTCCCGTCCGGGAAGGAGTTGATCTGGAAGTACCCGGCGCCGTCGGTGACCGTCGTGCCCTCGTTGAACCGCACGGTCGGCATCCCGACCGCGGCCGCGGCCTCCAGCACGGCATTGCCGCACGGGTCGTGCGGCGGGATCTGCATGAGATTGACCGGGCCGGAGCGGCCGTGCCCGTCCCACTCCCCGTCGTTGGTCTCCAGGCGGGCGATCAGCGGCCAGCACTCGTCGGCCGACCAGCCGGTCAGCCCGGACGCGGCCCACTCGTCGAGGTCCTCGCGCGGGGTCCAGAACGCGATGCACGAGTTGTGCGACGAGCAGCCGCCGAGCACCTTCGCCCTGGCGTGCCGCATGTGCGAGTTGCCGCGCTCCTGCGGCTCGACCGGGTAGTCCCAGTCGTAGCCGGAGTCGAGCAGGTTCATCCAGTCGGCGAGCCGCAGGATGGCCTGGTCGCCGACGTCCGACGGGCCGGCCTCCAGCAGCAGCACCCGGGTCGACGGGTCCTCGGACAGCCGCGCGGCGAGCGCGCATCCGGCCGAGCCGCCACCCACGACGACGTAGTCGAACCGGTCGCTCATGCCCGGCCTCCCTCGGTGCTCCCGGCGAACCAGCGCTGCGGCTCGGGCGCGGTGTTGTGCCAGATGTGCTTGATCTCCTGGTACTCGGCCAGCCCGGTCGGACCGAGCTCACGGCCGTTGCCGGAACGGCCCATGCCGCCCCACTCCGCCCCCGGGAAGTACGGGTGGAAGTCGTTGATCCACACGGTGCCGTGACGCAGCGCGTTCGCGACCCGGTTGGCGCGCCCCATGTCCTGGGTGAACACCGCGCCCGCGAGGCCGTACTCGGTGTCGTTGCCGAGCCGGATCGCCTCGGCCTCGGTGCTGAACCGCTCGACCGTGAGCAGCGGGCCGAAGGTCTCCTCCCCGATCAGCCGCGAGCCGGGAGCCAGGTCGGTGATCACGGTCGGCAGGTAGAAGTAGCCGTCCTTCAGCTCCGGGTCGTCCGGCCGGGCGCCGCCGCAGCGGATCGTCGCCCCCTCCGAACGGGCCGCCGCGACGAAGTCCTCGATCTTGGCCAGGTGCGCGGCGGACACCAGCGGGCCGACCTCGACACCGTCGGCCAATCCGTTGCCGAGCCGGATCAGCTGCGCCCGGCGGACGATCTCGTCGACCACGGCATCCGCGATCGAGTCCTCGATGATCAGCCGCGCACCGGCCGAGCAGACCTGCCCGGAGTGCAGGAACACCGCGAGCATCGCGTAGTCCACGGCCAGCTCGAAGTCGGTGTCGGCGAAGACGATGTTCGGGTTCTTCCCGCCGAGCTCGACGGCGGTGCGCTTCACCGTCTCCGCCGAGGCCCGGATGATCGCCCGCCCGGTGTTCAGCCCGCCGGTGAACGACACCATGTCGACGTCGTCGTGCTCGGTCAGCGGGGCGCCCACCGACGGGCCGTCGCCGAGCACGATGTTGACCACGCCGGGCGGGATCCCGGCCTCCGCGCACAGCTCGACCAGCTTGACCGACGTCAGCGGGGTCACCTCGCTGGGCTTGATCACCATCGTGTTCCCGGCGGCGATCGCCGGGGCGACCTTCCAGGACAGCTGCAGCAGCGGGTAGTTCCACGGCGTGATCAGCGCGCAGACGCCGATCGGCTCGTGCACGATCCGGGACACCACGGTGCTGCTGCCGGTGTCCACGATCCGTCCGGCGTCCTTGTCGGCGAGTCCGGCGTAGTAACGGAAGACGGCGGTGACGTCGTCGACGTCCTGCCTGCCCTCGGCGATGGTCTTTCCGGTGTCCAGCGTCTCGGTCCGGGCGATCTCCTCCCGGTCCCGGACCAGCAGGTCCGCGATCGTGGAGAGGATCTCGCCGCGCTCGGCGGTGGACGTGGCACGCCACGGCCCGGTGTCGAACGCACGGCGGGCGGCGGCGACGGCACGGTCGACGTCGTCCGGCCCGGCCTGGTCGACCTCGGCCACGGTGGAGGCGTCGTACGGGTTGATCACCGGAGCGGTCCCGGCGGAGCCGCCGGTCCAGGTTCCGTCAATGTAGAGACTCGGCACCGGGGCAGCGTTCACCTGCGGATGAACGAACGCAAGCCGTGGTCGGAACGGTATGACGATCCGCACCGGGTGGGTGAGGGTGACGCCATTCCGCGATGTCCGGGCGGGCGTCCCGCCGACTGCCCGGTTAGGGTTGCGCCATGGGCAACCCGGTGCGTAGTCGCGAGTCCGGGGTGCAGTCCGTCGATCGCGCGATCACCGTGCTGGAGCTCATCGCCGGGCTCGGCGAGGCCGGGGTCAGCGAACTCGCCGCTGCGCTCGAGGTGCACAAGTCCACGGCGTTCCGGCTGCTCGGGGCGCTGGAGGAGCACGGCCTGGTCGAGCAGATCGGGGACCGGGGCAAGTACCGGCTCGGTTTCGGCCTGATCCCGCTCGCCGGCCGGGTAGCCGAGCGCCTGGAGGTCACCACCCAGGGCCGCCCGGTGTGCGACGAGCTCGCCGCCCGGCTCGGCGAGACCGTGAACATCGCGATCCCGGACCGCGGCTTCGCCGTGAACGTCGACCAGGCCCGCGGGCCGTCGATGGTCACGACCTACAACTGGCTGGGCCGGATCACCCCGATGCACAACACGTCCAGCGGCAAGGTTCTGCTCGCCGCCGCCGTGATCGACGATCCCACGGCGCTGCCCGATGAGGTCCGGCCGGCCGATCGCGCTGCGCTGTCCGAGGAGCTCGCCGAGGTCGCCGCCGCCGGGTACGCATGGTCGATGGAGGAGCTGGAGACCGGGCTGAACGCGGTCGCCGCACCGGTGCGCGACCACAGCGGGAGCGTCGTCGCGGCGCTGTCGGTGTCCGGGCCGTCCTACCGGCTCTCGGTCGAACGGATCGAGTTGATCACCCCGGACGTGGTCGCGGCCGGGCGCGAGATCAGCCGCCGGATGGGCTTCTGGGAGCCACCCGCCTAGAGCTTCTCGAGCGCCGGCGGGAGATTGCGTTCGATCTCGTCCCCGAGCCGCTCGAACTCACGGCGCAGAAACGGCGCGGCCAGCTTGAGCAGCCCCTTCAAGCGCAGGTCCGCCCGGTAGGTCACGACGCTGCCGCCGTCCTGGGCGGGCTCGACGGGCTCCGCGACGACGTCCACGGTGGCGGTGACCGTGCTGTTCTCCCCGACGAACTCCAGCCGCGAGTCGCTGCGCCCGATCAGGGTGTAGGCCAGCTCGGTCTCCCGGCCGTTGTAGACCGCGACCGCGTGCCAGGTGGAGCCGACGCAGATCGGCCCCCCGGCGTCGGACCGGGTGCACGACTTCGTCCCGGGGTTCCAGTCCTCGCTGTGCCCGAGATCGGCCAGGTAGCCGAGCACGGCACCGGCAGGGGTGGACACCGTCATCACCCGCTGGAAGCCGACCACGTCGCTCCTCTCACCCCGACTCGGACGGCGAAGATGGTCTCACGTCGCGGAACCTTGATCGAGAGCGCGGCCGGGTACCGGTGCGGCGATCGCGGCCGTGATCCGGTTCCGGCGTTCCGCCGCGCGGACAGCGCCGTCCGGCGCAGACTGCGGAACCCCAGCGGGACGTACCGAACGCCCGCGCCGCACCCGGGAGGCCGACCGGTGGCACCGAGGAACACGTCCGCGACGACCGGAACGGTGCAGGTCGAGCCGGACCTGCTCGTCAGCTCGGCGGAGCGGCTGACCCTGCTCGCCGACGCACTGGGCTCCGCAGCCGCATCGGTGCCCGCGCTGCCGCCGGAGCCCGGATTCGGTTCGGGCACAGCGGCCGCCGACCTGGAGGCGGACCTGATCGACGCCGTCCGCGGGCACGCAGAGCGGGCCCGGCACACCGCGGGTGCGGTGCGCGCCGCCGCCGCGAGCTGGCTCGAGGCCGACGCGACCGCCGCCGCGTCGTTCGCCGGCTGATCCGGTGCCGTCACTGAGCGAGCTGCTCGCCGCCGATCCGGGAGCCTGGCTGCGCCGAGCCGGTGCCTGGGACGCGCTGTCGCGCGATCTCGCGGCCCGCGCCGACGATCTCGACCGCACCGGGCACGCGGCGCTGCCCGGGCGCTGGACCGGCGCCGACGCCGATCGTGCGCGCGAGCAGCAGGACGCGCTGCGCGCCCGGCTGACGACCGACGGCGCGGTCGCGACCCGCGCCGGGGAGGTGCTGGGCCGGCACGCCGGGGAGGTGCTCGCGGCACAGCGCCGGATCGTGCAGGCCGCGCTCGCGGTGCATCCGCTGCTCGACGTCGATCTGGCCTCCGGCACCGTCTCGGTCCCGGCCGTGACACGGGGCATCGCCACCGTGTTCGCGGTCGGCGGACCCGCGGTCGTCCGCCTGCTCGCGGTGGAGAACCTGCGGTTCGGCAACGCCGTACGGTCGGCGCTCGCCGAGGCCGCCCGCTCGGACGCCGCGACCACCGCAGCGCTGCACGCACTGCGCCCGGCGGCGCCCGGCGGGGTCCCGGCGGTGGCGCCGGCCGGCGCGGCCGCCGCCCGTACCTGGTGGGCCGGCCTGCCGGAGGGCGAGCGCGACCGGCTGACCCGCACCCGGCCGGATCTCGTCGGGGGCACCGACGGGATCCCCGCGGCGGCCCGCGACCGGGCCAACCGGATCCGGCTGGACGCCGAGCGCAGCAGGCTGCGGGCACACGCCGACCGGCTGCGGATGGCCGGCGACGACGACGGCGCCGAGCGCGCGGAGGCCGGCCTCGCCGGACTGGACGCGGTGTCCCGCAGGCTCGACGCGGGCGACGCGACGCTCATGGGGCTCGACCGCGGCTCCGGGAACGGGCGGGTGGCGCTGGCCGTCGGCGATCCGGAGCGGGCCGCACACGTCGTCACGCACGTCCCGGGGACGGGTACCGGCTGGACCTCCGCGAAGGAGGACCTGCGCCGGGTGGACGCGACCCGCGACGCCGCCCGCGACGCGGCGGGCGACGGCGAGGTGGCCGCGGTGCTGTGGACCGGCTACGACGCCCCCGCCGACCTCGCGGGCGCCACCGACGGCCGGGAGGCGGACCGCGCCGCCGCGGACCTGCGCCGCTTCCAGGACGGGCTGCGCACCGGTCACGACGGACCGGTGCACCTGACCGCGGTCGGGCACTCGTACGGTTCGCTGGTGCTCGGCCGGGCGGCGGGGCCCGGTATCGCCGCCGACGACGTGGTGTTCGTCGGCAGCCCCGGCGTCGGGGTGCCGCACGCGTCCGAGCTCGGGGTGCCTACCGACCGGGTCTGGGCGACGACCGCACGCAACGACCCGATCCAGCACGCTCCGGGCACCGAGGTGTTCAG is from Pseudonocardia autotrophica and encodes:
- a CDS encoding IclR family transcriptional regulator: MGNPVRSRESGVQSVDRAITVLELIAGLGEAGVSELAAALEVHKSTAFRLLGALEEHGLVEQIGDRGKYRLGFGLIPLAGRVAERLEVTTQGRPVCDELAARLGETVNIAIPDRGFAVNVDQARGPSMVTTYNWLGRITPMHNTSSGKVLLAAAVIDDPTALPDEVRPADRAALSEELAEVAAAGYAWSMEELETGLNAVAAPVRDHSGSVVAALSVSGPSYRLSVERIELITPDVVAAGREISRRMGFWEPPA
- a CDS encoding GMC family oxidoreductase, with the translated sequence MSDRFDYVVVGGGSAGCALAARLSEDPSTRVLLLEAGPSDVGDQAILRLADWMNLLDSGYDWDYPVEPQERGNSHMRHARAKVLGGCSSHNSCIAFWTPREDLDEWAASGLTGWSADECWPLIARLETNDGEWDGHGRSGPVNLMQIPPHDPCGNAVLEAAAAVGMPTVRFNEGTTVTDGAGYFQINSFPDGTRASSSASYLHPILDSRPNLEVRTDCWASQVLFEGNRATGVEYQRGIGPGRETVHADREVILSAGAIDTPKLLMLSGIGPAGHLREFGIDVRVDAPGVGSNLDDHVEGLVFWDAARPMVTESTQWWEIGLFHRTDPGLDRPDLMMHYGSVPFDMNTLRWGYPTTDNGFCLTPNVTRGRSRGTVRLRTRDFRDRARVDPRYFTDPEGHDMRVMTEGIRLARRIAEQPALKEWIAAELAPGPDAVTDDELADYISKTHNTVYHPACTAKMGTDDDPAAVLDHRLRVRGVTNLRVADASAMPFLPAINPNITTMMIGEKCADLLRS
- a CDS encoding helical backbone metal receptor, giving the protein MTPVIDDEGTAVPVPGEVRRVVSLVPSLTEAVEATAPGLVVGATDWCTHPSDLAAERVRGTKNPDVERIVALAPDLVLANQEENRPPDLAALRAAGLAVYVTDIRDVDGGLTSLGRLLTACRLDEPGWLREAHQLWGAIRPSSPRRRVVVPIWRKPWMAVGSDTFTGAVLDRLGFDNVLAGSAERYPRIDPAELPPHDLVVLPDEPYLFTADDGPEAFGAPSALVSGRLLTWYGPSLVEAARELPGALGLPART
- a CDS encoding SRPBCC family protein, yielding MVGFQRVMTVSTPAGAVLGYLADLGHSEDWNPGTKSCTRSDAGGPICVGSTWHAVAVYNGRETELAYTLIGRSDSRLEFVGENSTVTATVDVVAEPVEPAQDGGSVVTYRADLRLKGLLKLAAPFLRREFERLGDEIERNLPPALEKL
- a CDS encoding aldehyde dehydrogenase family protein: MPSLYIDGTWTGGSAGTAPVINPYDASTVAEVDQAGPDDVDRAVAAARRAFDTGPWRATSTAERGEILSTIADLLVRDREEIARTETLDTGKTIAEGRQDVDDVTAVFRYYAGLADKDAGRIVDTGSSTVVSRIVHEPIGVCALITPWNYPLLQLSWKVAPAIAAGNTMVIKPSEVTPLTSVKLVELCAEAGIPPGVVNIVLGDGPSVGAPLTEHDDVDMVSFTGGLNTGRAIIRASAETVKRTAVELGGKNPNIVFADTDFELAVDYAMLAVFLHSGQVCSAGARLIIEDSIADAVVDEIVRRAQLIRLGNGLADGVEVGPLVSAAHLAKIEDFVAAARSEGATIRCGGARPDDPELKDGYFYLPTVITDLAPGSRLIGEETFGPLLTVERFSTEAEAIRLGNDTEYGLAGAVFTQDMGRANRVANALRHGTVWINDFHPYFPGAEWGGMGRSGNGRELGPTGLAEYQEIKHIWHNTAPEPQRWFAGSTEGGRA